A segment of the Nomascus leucogenys isolate Asia chromosome 1a, Asia_NLE_v1, whole genome shotgun sequence genome:
CCCAGCACCGCTGCTCCCGCATCGTGCGCGTAGAGTACCGCTGTCCTGAGTGTGACAAGGTGTTCAGCTGTCCTGCGAACCTGGCCTCCCATCGCCGCTGGCATAAGCCGCGTCCTGCGGCTGCAAACGCCGCCACAGTCTCCTCCGCCGACGGGAAGCCGCCTTCTTCGTCGTCTTCGTCCTCCCGGGACTCCGGGGCCATTGCATCTTTTCTGGCAGAGGGAAAGGAGAACAGCCGGATAGAGCGGACTGCGAATCAGCACCCGCAGGCCAGGGACAGCTCCGGGGCGGATCAGCACCCGGACAGCGCCCCGAGGCAGGGCCTCCAGGTGCTGACGCATCCAGAGCCACCGCTGCCTCAGGGCCCCTACACGGAGGGGGTGTTGGGGCGCCGGGTGCCCGTGCCGGGCAGTACCAGTGGTGGCAGGGGATCCGAGATTTTCGTGTGCCCATATTGCCACAAAAAGTTTCGTCGCCAAGCCTATCTGCGCAAGCACCTGAGCACTCACGAGGCGGGCTCGGCCCGTGCGCTAGCGCCGGGCTTTGGCTCCGAACGCGGTGCCCCACTTGCCTTCGCTTGCCCGTTGTGCGGAGCGCACTTCCCTACCGCAGATATCAGGGAGAAGCACCGGCTGTGGCATGCTGTCCGCGAGGAGCTGCTCCTGCCCGCTCTGGCGGGGGCTCCTCCCGAAACGCCGGGCCCTAGCGGGCCATCTGACGGGAGTGCCCAGCAAATTTTCTCGTGCAAGCACTGCCCGTCCACTTTTTTTAGCTCTCCGGGGCTGACCCGGCACATCAATAAGTGCCACCCCTCAGAAAGCCGGCAAGTGCTGCTGCTGCAGATGCCACTGCGGCCTGGCTGCTGAGGGGCGAGAGACCAGGATGATTTCGAGGTTGGCCTTAGAGGAAACAGATCATGGGAATTTCTGTGGGGCTTTCTTCAACTTGCAAGTTTACTTTCATTCCTTCCTATGTTTTAATTAACTAAAATTCTCCCTGTAGTCAATGTTCCACCAGAGGAGCGGACAGTGAAATGTAATATCCCTCTCTAGAGCAGGTATGTATATGGCACAAACCTTGAGATCAAAGACTGTCAGCTTTAAATCCTTGTCACTTTCCCCACTAAAATaggattttttcccccttaaaacTCTGGAGACCCTGACGAATCCTATATGATTTGTAATTCCTATGGAAAGTCGCGGTGAATGCGTGCATGTCTCAATGTCCACAAAGGGTTCTGGCTACCCTTTGGTAGTCACCAATGTTTTTTTGTCTTGTCATCACAGGCGCCTATGCAGCTTCTGTCTCAATAGGGTCAGATATTTTGCACTGTATATTCTGTGAATTAAAAGTTATGTGATTCAAGACCTGGCAGAAAATGTAAGAGGATTTTTGCTGCTTTTGGGGTGCATGGGGATCTCCCCTGTAAACTTTCCTTTGCCCAATTATATGTACATGTCCATTCTTAAGTTGGTGTTTGGAGGTGGGGAGGATGCTACTTTACTGGAGTTGAGACACCCCCTAAAATTCTCACCCTCAGCTATTTTGTGGGCAGTATTCAGGAAGAGCTACTTCAAACCTTTCTTTAAATGGCTTTTTGGAAATACAGAAGTCGTTTCCTCCAGTTTGACTGTTTTAATGAGGTTTCACCCAAATTGTTTAATGCTTCTGCTGTAAATCTCATACTGTGTATTCATTATGAAAATATGTACAGCTTAAGGAACTGAATGGCAATTTGCTCAGtattcagtattttcttttcagcggcaacttgtttttgattttttttaaa
Coding sequences within it:
- the INSM2 gene encoding insulinoma-associated protein 2, which codes for MPRGFLVKRTKRTGGSYRVRLAERVFPLLGPQGAPPFLEEAPSTSLPGAERAAPPTREEPGKGLTAEAARELSGSPCRAAGVSPGAGGREGAEWRAGGREGPGPSPSPSPSPAKPAGAELRRAFLERCLSSPVSAESFPGSAAAVAAFSCSVAPAAAPTSGEQFLLPLRAPFPEPALQPDPAPLSAALQSLKRAAGSERRGKAPTGCASGPAAAGIKKPKAMRKLSFADEVTTSPVLGLKIKEEEPGAPSRGFGGSRTPLGEFICQLCKEQYADPFALAQHRCSRIVRVEYRCPECDKVFSCPANLASHRRWHKPRPAAANAATVSSADGKPPSSSSSSSRDSGAIASFLAEGKENSRIERTANQHPQARDSSGADQHPDSAPRQGLQVLTHPEPPLPQGPYTEGVLGRRVPVPGSTSGGRGSEIFVCPYCHKKFRRQAYLRKHLSTHEAGSARALAPGFGSERGAPLAFACPLCGAHFPTADIREKHRLWHAVREELLLPALAGAPPETPGPSGPSDGSAQQIFSCKHCPSTFFSSPGLTRHINKCHPSESRQVLLLQMPLRPGC